One Ranitomeya variabilis isolate aRanVar5 chromosome 5, aRanVar5.hap1, whole genome shotgun sequence DNA window includes the following coding sequences:
- the SNRPA1 gene encoding U2 small nuclear ribonucleoprotein A' codes for MVKLTADLIELAAQYTNAVRDRELDLRGYKIPVIENLGATLDQFDTIDFSDNEIRKMDGFPLLKRLKCLLLNNNRICRVGEGLEQVIPNLNELILTNNSIMELGDLDNLSTLKNLTYLCLLRNPVINKRHYRLYVAYKIPQVRVLDFQKVRLAEREEAASMFKGRRGAQLAKDIAKRSKTFIPGAGLQSEKKKSGPSPSDVEAIKNAIANATTLAEVERLKGLLQSGQIPGRDLAPGNEVFISEEADEEEEMEEGTTANGS; via the exons ATGGTGAAGCTCACTGCAGATTTGATCGAGCTGGCGGCGCAGTACACGAATGCCGTGCGGGACAGAGAGCTGGACCTGCGGG GTTACAAAATCCCAGTGATTGAAAATCTCGGGGCCACACTGGACCAGTTTGATACTATTGATTTTTCAGACAATGAGATCAGGAAGATGGATGGATTTCCACTGCTGAAGAGACTCAAATGCTTATTACTGAACAATAACCGAATCTG cCGTGTTGGGGAAGGACTTGAACAGGTTATCCCTAATCTCAATGAGCTGATCCTCACAAATAATAGTATTATGGAGCTG GGTGACTTGGATAATTTGTCAACACTTAAGAATCTCACGTATCTTTG TTTATTAAGAAATCCAGTCATTAACAAGCGACATTACAGATTGTACGTGGCTTACAAAATACCACAGGTCCGTGTGCTGGACTTCCAGAAAGTCAGGCTGGCA GAGCGAGAGGAAGCAGCGAGTATGTTCAAGGGCAGGCGGGGTGCACAGCTTGCAAAGGATATTGCCAAGAGATCAAAAAC ATTTATTCCCGGTGCTGGTTTGCAATCAGAAAAGAAGAAATCTGGTCCCTCACCGAGTGATGTTGAAGCCATCAAG AATGCCATTGCTAATGCTACAACCCTAGCAGAAGTGGAAAGGCTGAAAGGTTTGCTGCAGTCTGGTCAGATTCCTGGTAGAGACCTTGCTCCTG GCAATGAAGTGTTCATTTCGGAGGAGGCAGATGAAGAAGAAGAAATGGAGGAAGGCACAACTGCCAATGGGTCCTGA